A region of Salvelinus alpinus chromosome 6, SLU_Salpinus.1, whole genome shotgun sequence DNA encodes the following proteins:
- the syt8 gene encoding synaptotagmin VIII isoform X2 translates to MFPKIPLAKGTVTPNTTASHTTAAPGFIDQLLNKIPLPRWAIYTIFAVIVLMFLVCIICICAKCCCKSKKKIKKKPDNQINLQGVIGSSTTSLVQHGSDDAGYGSAKNRGRLLYSLEYKAQELTVGLKEAAALTAMDRSGTSDPYVKVYITPNKSKTFETKVYRKTLNPVFNEHFTFKIDKAELNESTIVMKVFDFDRFSKHDIIGELRLQLGIIDWNHVIEEWEDLREPSKFEDEILGEICFSLRYVPTTNKLTVVILEAKNLKDPYVKVQLALDKKKWKRKKTSVKKCTLNPYFNESFTFDVSFEQIQRVHLMISVWDHDKLTRNDAIGKIFLGCDAAGNQLRHWADMLSNPRRPVAQWHNLLSNEQVDSTLDLKHTVRIPFINKNF, encoded by the exons ATGTTTCCTAAAATCCCATTAGCTAAGGGCACCGTAACCCCTAACACTACAGCCAGCCACACCACCGCCGCTCCCGGGTTTATAGACCAACTACTGAACAAGATTCCCT TGCCAAGATGGGCCATTTACACCATCTTTGCTGTCATTGTCTTGATGTTTTTGGTGTGTATTATCTGCATCTGTGCGAAATGCTGCTGCAAGAGCAAGAAAAAGATAAAAAAGAAGCCGGACAATCAAATCAATCTACAAGGGGTGATTGGTTCCTCGACTACATCGCTA GTCCAACATGGCTCGGATGATGCAGGCTACGGCTCAGCTAAAAACCGGGGAAGACTACTCTATTCTCTGGAATACAAGGCACAAGAG CTGACAGTGGGGCTCAAAGAGGCTGCAGCTCTGACAGCCATGGACCGGAGTGGCACCTCTGACCCCTATGTTAAAGTCTACATCACTCCCAACAAGTCAAAGACATTCGAGACTAAGGTCTACAGGAAAACCCTCAACCCTGTGTTCAATGAACACTTCACATTTAAG ATTGACAAGGCTGAGCTCAATGAGTCCACCATAGTCATGAAAGTGTTCGACTTCGATAGATTCTCCAAACACGACATCATCGGGGAGCTGAGGCTGCAGCTCGGAATCATCGACTGGAACCATGTGATCGAAGAGTGGGAAGACCTGAGAGAACCCTCCAAGTTTGAG GATGAAATTCTGGGGGAGATCTGCTTCTCGTTGCGTTACGTCCCCACCACTAACAAGCTGACTGTTGTCATCCTGGAAGCCAAGAACTTAAAGG ATCCCTATGTAAAAGTGCAGCTAGCTCTGGACAAGAAGAAGTGGAAGAGAAAGAAGACGTCTGTTAAAAAGTGCACACTGAATCCCTACTTCAACGAATCCTTTACGTTTGATGTGTCGTTTGAACAAATTCAA AGGGTTCACCTGATGATTTCCGTGTGGGACCATGACAAGTTGACCAGGAACGACGCCATAGGGAAGATTTTCCTGGGTTGTGATGCTGCAGGGAACCAGCTGAGGCACTGGGCAGACATGCTGTCCAATCCCCGTAGGCCTGTGGCTCAGTGGCACAACCTGCTTTCCAACGAACAAGTGGACTCCACCCTCGACCTCAAACACACAGTTAGGATCCCCTTCATCAATAAGAACTTTTGA
- the syt8 gene encoding synaptotagmin VIII isoform X1 has protein sequence MFPKIPLAKGTVTPNTTASHTTAAPGFIDQLLNKIPLPRWAIYTIFAVIVLMFLVCIICICAKCCCKSKKKIKKKPDNQINLQGVIGSSTTSLVQHGSDDAGYGSAKNRGRLLYSLEYKAQELTVGLKEAAALTAMDRSGTSDPYVKVYITPNKSKTFETKVYRKTLNPVFNEHFTFKIDKAELNESTIVMKVFDFDRFSKHDIIGELRLQLGIIDWNHVIEEWEDLREPSKFEDEILGEICFSLRYVPTTNKLTVVILEAKNLKGMDKGGSSDPYVKVQLALDKKKWKRKKTSVKKCTLNPYFNESFTFDVSFEQIQRVHLMISVWDHDKLTRNDAIGKIFLGCDAAGNQLRHWADMLSNPRRPVAQWHNLLSNEQVDSTLDLKHTVRIPFINKNF, from the exons ATGTTTCCTAAAATCCCATTAGCTAAGGGCACCGTAACCCCTAACACTACAGCCAGCCACACCACCGCCGCTCCCGGGTTTATAGACCAACTACTGAACAAGATTCCCT TGCCAAGATGGGCCATTTACACCATCTTTGCTGTCATTGTCTTGATGTTTTTGGTGTGTATTATCTGCATCTGTGCGAAATGCTGCTGCAAGAGCAAGAAAAAGATAAAAAAGAAGCCGGACAATCAAATCAATCTACAAGGGGTGATTGGTTCCTCGACTACATCGCTA GTCCAACATGGCTCGGATGATGCAGGCTACGGCTCAGCTAAAAACCGGGGAAGACTACTCTATTCTCTGGAATACAAGGCACAAGAG CTGACAGTGGGGCTCAAAGAGGCTGCAGCTCTGACAGCCATGGACCGGAGTGGCACCTCTGACCCCTATGTTAAAGTCTACATCACTCCCAACAAGTCAAAGACATTCGAGACTAAGGTCTACAGGAAAACCCTCAACCCTGTGTTCAATGAACACTTCACATTTAAG ATTGACAAGGCTGAGCTCAATGAGTCCACCATAGTCATGAAAGTGTTCGACTTCGATAGATTCTCCAAACACGACATCATCGGGGAGCTGAGGCTGCAGCTCGGAATCATCGACTGGAACCATGTGATCGAAGAGTGGGAAGACCTGAGAGAACCCTCCAAGTTTGAG GATGAAATTCTGGGGGAGATCTGCTTCTCGTTGCGTTACGTCCCCACCACTAACAAGCTGACTGTTGTCATCCTGGAAGCCAAGAACTTAAAGGGTATGGACAAAGGGGGCTCATCAG ATCCCTATGTAAAAGTGCAGCTAGCTCTGGACAAGAAGAAGTGGAAGAGAAAGAAGACGTCTGTTAAAAAGTGCACACTGAATCCCTACTTCAACGAATCCTTTACGTTTGATGTGTCGTTTGAACAAATTCAA AGGGTTCACCTGATGATTTCCGTGTGGGACCATGACAAGTTGACCAGGAACGACGCCATAGGGAAGATTTTCCTGGGTTGTGATGCTGCAGGGAACCAGCTGAGGCACTGGGCAGACATGCTGTCCAATCCCCGTAGGCCTGTGGCTCAGTGGCACAACCTGCTTTCCAACGAACAAGTGGACTCCACCCTCGACCTCAAACACACAGTTAGGATCCCCTTCATCAATAAGAACTTTTGA
- the LOC139578235 gene encoding cathepsin D-like codes for MKILYLCVLAACAWTSESLIRIPLTKCNSLRQSMSDSERDFSRLFHDSYSDNFDDDDASGTSKVALRNYVDAQFYGEIRLGTPPQMFRVTFDTGSNNLWVPSSKCSVTDITCLIHWKYNDTQSSTYVKGGRKFSMHYGQGSVTGYLSQDTCIIGSVSIKDQVFGEAVKIYGANFVGAKFDGVLGMSYPTNDAMSPVFDNIMKEKLLAENVFSFYLNHKISSNQPGGQLVLGGTDPAYYTGDFHYVNITTKDLWNIHMDGLSVGEDVKLCKGGCEAVVDTGTSLILGPYDEISALQKAVGAVPWNRGKYTVDCEKVSSLPSVSFTVSGKVYPLTGEQYILRWTTKGKKVCLLGFFPSSFPGWTLGDIFIGAYYTVFDRDNDRVGFAKAI; via the exons ATGAAGATTTTATATCTCTGTGTGTTAGCAGCATGTGCGTGGACGTCCGAGTCACTCATACG TATACCCCTCACAAAGTGTAACTCCTTGAGACAATCTATGTCTGACTCAGAGAGGGATTTCAGTCGTTTATTCCATGATTCCTACTCCGACAACTTTGACGACGATGACGCCAGTGGGACCAGCAAAGTGGCTCTGAGGAACTATGTTGAT GCTCAGTTCTATGGAGAGATTCGTTTAGGAACCCCACCTCAAATGTTCAGGGTGACCTTTGACACTGGATCCAACAACCTCTGGGTGCCTTCTTCCAAGTGCTCCGTCACTGACATCACATGCT TGATTCACTGGAAATACAATGATACCCAGTCCAGCACATATGTCAAGGGTGGAAGAAAGTTTTCAATGCATTATGGACAGGGAAGTGTAACTGGGTACCTCAGCCAGGATACGTGCATA ATTGGAAGTGTATCCATAAAAGATCAGGTGTTTGGTGAGGCCGTCAAGATATATGGAGCGAACTTCGTTGGTGCTAAGTTCGATGGAGTTCTGGGAATGTCTTACCCAACAAATGATGCCATGAGCCCTGTCTTTGACAACATAATGAAAGAGAAGCTGTTGGCGGAGAATGTTTTCTCCTTCTACCTCAACCACAA GATCTCCTCCAACCAGCCAGGGGGACAGCTAGTGCTGGGAGGGACTGACCCTGCATACTACACTGGGGACTTCCACTATGTCAACATCACCACAAAGGACCTCTGGAACATCCACATGGACGG TTTGAGCGTTGGAGAGGATGTCAAGCTGTGTAAAGGTGGCTGTGAGGCCGTGGTGGACACTGGCACCTCCCTGATCCTAGGTCCCTATGATGAGATCAGTGCTCTGCAGAAGGCTGTAGGAGCTGTGCCCTGGAACCGTGGAAAG TACACGGTTGACTGTGAGAAAGTGTCCTCCCTCCCCAGTGTCTCCTTCACTGTCAGTGGAAAGGTCTACCCTCTGACTGGAGAACAGTATATTCTCagg tgGACTACGAAGGGCAAGAAAGTCTGCCTTTTAGGATTTTTCCCCTCAAGCTTCCCTGGCTGGACCCTGGGAGATATCTTCATTGGAGCTTACTACACAGTCTTTGACCGGGACAACGATAGGGTGGGATTTGCCAAAGCAATATAA